In Lactococcus garvieae subsp. garvieae, the following proteins share a genomic window:
- the parC gene encoding DNA topoisomerase IV subunit A, protein MSNIQTLPLEDIMGERFGRYSKYIIQERALPDIRDGLKPVQRRILYSMNKDGNTFDKAYRKSAKSVGNVMGNFHPHGDSSIYDAMIRLSQDWKMLEPLIEMHGNNGSMDGDPPAAMRYTEARLAEISSYLLKDIEKDTVAHAWNFDDTEKEPTVLPASFPNLLVNGSTGISAGYATDIPPHNLGEVIDATIYMIDHPKADVEKIMTFMPGPDFPTGAIIQGRSEIKKAYETGKGRIAVRSKVEVEKLKGGREQLVITEIPYEINKATLVKRIDDVRVNAKVPGISEVRDESDREGLRIAIELKKEANSQLVLNYLYKNTDLQINYNFNMVAIDNMTPRQVGVLPVLRSYIAHRQDVIVKRSKFDLSKAEKRLHLVEGLIRMVSILDEVVALIRASENKSDAKENLKVSYAFSEEQAEAIVTLQLYRLTNTDIVTLENEQAELEAKILELRAIINDERTLFNLMKRELREVKKKFGKERRSELQDKVETIEIEAQQLIAEEETVVSVTRGGYIKRTSPRSFASSNVEEVGKREDDELIFVKAGARTTQHLLMFTSLGNVIYRPVHELSDVRWKDIGEHISQTLNNFSSDEEIIFAQVLDNFETGENYMVVTAAGQIKQVELASFKPWRTYRSKSMVYGKLKGDKDSIVTLMPIVKGDEDVLLISENGYALRFNISEIPVVGAKAAGVKAMNLKAGDIVKAAFFVQTDSWYLLTQRGFIKRVKSEDIPETSRANRGLQVLRPLKSNPHTVFAAGSVINNEKTLLSETVDLFSPAEAEETQTDKSQILEVTSAVGKVYQTELTDLKLSDRASNGHPLAEDIDRVLEAKIK, encoded by the coding sequence ATGTCTAATATACAAACTCTACCTTTAGAGGATATTATGGGCGAGCGCTTTGGGCGCTATTCAAAATATATTATTCAGGAACGTGCCCTGCCTGATATTCGAGACGGCTTAAAACCCGTTCAACGTCGCATCCTGTATTCAATGAATAAGGATGGGAATACTTTTGATAAAGCTTACCGTAAGTCTGCCAAGTCTGTTGGTAACGTTATGGGTAATTTTCACCCGCATGGGGACAGCTCGATTTATGATGCGATGATTCGCTTGTCGCAAGATTGGAAAATGCTTGAGCCCTTGATTGAAATGCACGGGAATAACGGATCGATGGACGGTGACCCACCGGCTGCTATGCGTTATACCGAAGCGCGTTTGGCAGAAATTTCTTCGTATTTATTAAAAGATATTGAGAAAGATACCGTTGCTCACGCTTGGAATTTTGATGACACGGAAAAAGAACCCACTGTACTGCCTGCAAGTTTCCCTAACTTGTTGGTGAATGGTTCAACGGGGATTTCGGCAGGTTATGCAACTGATATTCCGCCGCACAATCTTGGAGAAGTTATTGATGCGACAATCTATATGATTGATCATCCTAAAGCTGATGTTGAAAAAATCATGACTTTCATGCCCGGCCCCGATTTTCCGACAGGTGCCATTATTCAAGGCCGTAGTGAAATCAAAAAGGCTTACGAAACAGGCAAAGGACGCATTGCTGTCCGTTCGAAAGTGGAAGTTGAAAAGCTTAAGGGCGGTCGTGAACAACTCGTTATTACAGAGATTCCGTATGAAATCAACAAAGCGACTTTGGTTAAACGGATTGATGATGTGCGAGTAAATGCCAAAGTACCCGGTATCTCTGAAGTACGTGATGAATCTGACCGTGAAGGGCTCCGTATCGCAATTGAACTGAAGAAAGAAGCCAACAGTCAACTGGTGCTTAATTATCTTTATAAAAACACAGACTTGCAAATTAATTATAATTTTAATATGGTGGCCATTGACAATATGACGCCACGTCAAGTTGGTGTCCTTCCTGTCCTGCGCTCTTATATTGCACATCGTCAGGACGTGATTGTTAAGCGTTCAAAATTTGACTTGAGTAAGGCGGAGAAACGTTTGCATCTGGTAGAAGGTTTAATCCGCATGGTTTCTATCTTGGATGAAGTTGTTGCTTTGATCCGTGCATCTGAAAATAAATCAGATGCTAAGGAAAACCTGAAGGTGAGCTATGCTTTCAGTGAAGAGCAGGCAGAAGCCATAGTCACTTTGCAACTTTACCGTTTAACCAATACCGACATTGTCACACTGGAGAATGAACAAGCAGAACTTGAAGCTAAGATTTTAGAGCTCCGTGCGATTATCAATGATGAACGTACACTTTTTAACTTGATGAAACGGGAACTACGTGAAGTCAAGAAAAAATTTGGCAAGGAAAGACGTTCCGAACTTCAAGATAAAGTCGAAACGATTGAGATTGAGGCACAACAACTGATTGCAGAAGAGGAAACGGTTGTATCAGTGACGCGTGGGGGCTATATTAAACGCACATCGCCACGCAGCTTTGCCTCTTCCAATGTCGAAGAAGTCGGTAAACGTGAAGATGACGAATTAATCTTTGTTAAAGCAGGCGCGCGGACCACGCAGCACCTGCTGATGTTCACCAGTCTTGGGAATGTTATTTATCGTCCCGTCCATGAATTATCTGATGTCCGCTGGAAGGATATTGGAGAGCATATTTCGCAAACCTTGAACAATTTTTCCAGTGATGAGGAAATTATCTTTGCACAGGTGCTTGATAATTTTGAAACAGGCGAAAATTATATGGTAGTCACAGCAGCTGGTCAAATCAAGCAAGTTGAACTCGCTTCCTTTAAACCTTGGCGGACATACCGCTCCAAGTCCATGGTTTATGGCAAACTCAAAGGGGACAAAGACAGTATCGTAACCCTCATGCCGATTGTTAAAGGCGATGAAGATGTGCTGTTGATTTCTGAAAATGGTTATGCCCTTCGCTTTAATATCTCAGAAATTCCTGTCGTGGGGGCTAAAGCAGCCGGAGTCAAGGCGATGAATCTTAAAGCAGGGGATATAGTGAAGGCTGCCTTCTTTGTGCAAACAGACAGCTGGTACCTCCTCACACAACGTGGCTTTATCAAACGGGTAAAATCGGAAGATATTCCTGAAACAAGTCGAGCGAATCGTGGCTTGCAGGTGCTACGTCCTTTGAAGTCCAATCCGCATACCGTGTTTGCAGCGGGCAGTGTGATAAATAACGAGAAGACACTACTCTCAGAGACGGTTGATCTTTTCAGTCCTGCAGAAGCAGAAGAAACGCAAACAGATAAGAGCCAGATTTTGGAAGTGACTTCAGCCGTGGGCAAAGTCTATCAAACAGAATTGACAGACTTGAAGTTATCTGATCGCGCAAGCAATGGTCATCCCTTAGCAGAAGATATTGATCGTGTATTAGAAGCAAAAATAAAATAA
- the gyrA gene encoding DNA gyrase subunit A, translating into MEDKNIINVNLAEEMKTSFRDYAMSVIVARALPDVRDGLKPVHRRILYGMNELGTTPDKPHKKSARITGDVMGKYHPHGDSSIYEAMVRMAQWWSYRHMLVDGHGNFGSMDGDGAAAQRYTEARMSKIALEMLRDINKNTVDFVDNYDGTEREPEVLPARFPNLLVNGTTGIAVGMATNIPPHNLGETIDAVDLLMENPEATTRDLMEVLPGPDFPTGALVMGKSGIRRAYETGKGSITLRAKTEIEELPGGKERIVVTEFPYMVNKSKVHEHIVRLAQEKRIEGITACRDESSREGVRLVVEVRRDASAHVILNNLFKLTQLQTSFGFNMLAIEKGTPKILSLKQILTDYIEHQIEVVERRTRFDKARAEARAHILEGLRIALDNIDRMITIIRESATDAIAQKAMMDEFQLSDKQSQAILDMRLRRLTGLERDKIENEYQELIALIADLADILAKPERVKAIIREELGEIRRKFADKRRTELLVGEVLNLEDEDLIEEEDVLITLSNKGYIKRLSNDEFRAQKRGGRGVQGMNMSDDDFVQHLVSTSTHDHLLFFTNLGRVYRMKGYEIPEYGRAAKGLPIVNLLKLDEGEKIQTVINVVKSDEERYLFFTTRKGLVKRTNTQQFANIRTNGLKALNLREGDELINVLLTSGKENIIIGTHNGFSVRFEEAVVRDMGRSATGVKGVSLREGDFVVGTAIVHDEQEVLVISEKGLGKRTIASEYPVKGRGGKGIKVMNITDRTGKLAGLTAINGDEDIMVITDTGVVIRTSVDNISQTGRAAQGVKIMRLDDDAQIVTFALVEPEQEDEELSETEITSNTEE; encoded by the coding sequence ATGGAAGATAAAAATATCATAAATGTCAATCTTGCTGAGGAGATGAAAACCAGCTTTCGTGACTATGCAATGTCAGTTATTGTGGCACGTGCCCTACCTGATGTACGCGATGGTTTGAAGCCGGTTCATCGCCGCATTCTTTACGGAATGAACGAGCTTGGTACAACGCCTGATAAGCCACATAAAAAATCTGCCCGTATTACCGGGGATGTCATGGGTAAATATCACCCCCATGGAGACAGCTCAATTTATGAGGCAATGGTACGTATGGCTCAGTGGTGGAGCTACCGCCACATGCTGGTTGACGGACATGGGAACTTTGGTTCCATGGATGGAGACGGCGCTGCCGCTCAACGTTATACCGAAGCACGCATGTCTAAAATTGCCTTGGAAATGCTTCGAGACATCAACAAAAATACTGTCGACTTTGTGGATAACTATGATGGAACAGAACGTGAGCCCGAAGTACTTCCAGCACGTTTCCCTAACCTTTTGGTTAACGGAACAACCGGGATTGCCGTTGGTATGGCGACAAATATTCCCCCTCATAACTTAGGGGAAACAATCGATGCAGTTGATTTGCTGATGGAAAATCCAGAGGCGACAACGCGTGATTTGATGGAAGTTTTACCTGGACCAGACTTTCCTACAGGTGCTCTGGTCATGGGTAAATCGGGTATTCGCCGTGCCTATGAAACAGGGAAAGGCTCAATTACGCTTCGTGCGAAGACAGAAATTGAGGAATTACCTGGTGGTAAGGAACGTATCGTCGTTACTGAGTTCCCTTACATGGTTAATAAGTCAAAAGTTCATGAGCATATCGTACGTTTAGCACAAGAAAAACGTATAGAAGGTATTACAGCCTGCCGTGACGAGTCAAGCCGTGAAGGGGTACGTCTCGTTGTTGAAGTCCGTCGTGATGCATCGGCGCACGTGATTTTGAACAATTTGTTCAAACTTACACAGCTTCAAACATCCTTTGGCTTTAATATGTTGGCCATCGAAAAGGGTACGCCAAAGATTCTGTCATTGAAACAAATCTTGACCGACTACATCGAGCACCAAATCGAAGTTGTTGAACGCCGTACACGTTTCGATAAAGCCCGTGCTGAAGCCCGTGCGCATATCTTAGAAGGTTTACGTATTGCCTTGGATAACATTGATCGCATGATCACCATTATCCGTGAATCTGCAACAGATGCAATTGCTCAAAAAGCGATGATGGACGAATTCCAATTGTCAGACAAGCAATCGCAAGCTATCTTGGATATGCGTTTGCGTCGTTTGACAGGTTTGGAACGTGACAAGATTGAAAATGAGTATCAAGAGCTGATTGCCTTGATTGCTGATTTGGCAGATATCTTGGCTAAACCAGAACGTGTCAAAGCTATTATTCGAGAAGAATTAGGTGAAATTAGACGTAAATTTGCAGACAAACGCCGCACAGAGCTTTTAGTTGGAGAAGTCTTGAATCTGGAAGACGAAGATTTGATTGAGGAAGAAGATGTTCTTATCACTCTCTCAAACAAGGGATACATCAAACGTCTCAGCAATGACGAATTCCGTGCCCAAAAACGTGGTGGTCGTGGAGTTCAAGGTATGAACATGTCTGATGATGATTTTGTACAGCATCTCGTGTCAACCAGTACGCATGATCATTTGCTCTTCTTTACTAATCTTGGACGCGTCTATCGTATGAAGGGCTATGAAATCCCTGAATACGGTCGCGCTGCTAAGGGCTTGCCAATTGTTAATCTTTTAAAACTTGATGAAGGTGAAAAGATTCAAACCGTTATTAATGTGGTGAAGTCAGATGAGGAACGCTATTTGTTCTTTACAACACGTAAAGGCTTAGTTAAACGTACAAATACCCAACAATTTGCCAATATCCGAACTAATGGTCTTAAAGCTCTAAATCTTCGTGAAGGAGACGAGCTCATTAATGTTCTGCTCACTTCAGGCAAAGAAAACATCATTATCGGAACGCATAATGGCTTCTCCGTACGTTTTGAGGAAGCTGTAGTGCGTGATATGGGACGTTCTGCTACGGGTGTTAAAGGGGTTAGTCTGCGTGAAGGCGACTTTGTTGTTGGCACTGCGATTGTTCACGATGAACAGGAAGTCTTAGTGATTTCTGAAAAAGGTTTAGGTAAGAGAACGATTGCGAGCGAATATCCAGTTAAAGGTCGTGGTGGTAAAGGGATTAAAGTTATGAATATCACTGACCGTACAGGTAAGCTTGCAGGTTTAACTGCGATCAACGGCGATGAAGACATTATGGTCATTACCGATACAGGTGTTGTGATTCGTACAAGTGTAGACAATATCTCACAAACTGGTCGTGCAGCACAAGGCGTGAAAATCATGCGTTTGGATGATGATGCCCAAATCGTGACATTTGCTCTTGTCGAACCCGAACAGGAAGATGAAGAATTAAGTGAGACAGAAATAACTTCAAATACGGAAGAATAA
- a CDS encoding FAD:protein FMN transferase, whose product MKKLFIFFTAVVGIFLLTACSSNKETRDLLEQPIKKDATTMGTYIQVTVYDKGKEKAVEEALNIAEKYNDWVSVDQAKSVVDKINDNAGIKPVKVNSEIYQLIKLGYNYSAKNMGYDITIGPLSKLWNIGFPDARKPSQDEIDKVLPLINYQFIQFNEKDSTVYLSQKGARLDLGSIAKGYTAMKMVESLKNNGVTTGIVDLGSSSIYVIGHSPRQANDAWTIGIKDPNDPEKSQLGILKASDQHVNTSGIYERYLEVDGHRYSHILNPKTGFPFDNDIASITLLISGDDATNGDGLSTMIYAMGTKKGYEYVESLKNVQAVFVDKDNKVYITDGLKDKFDLTSENYKIGQIKDLK is encoded by the coding sequence ATGAAAAAATTATTTATCTTCTTTACTGCAGTGGTCGGTATCTTTTTACTGACAGCTTGCAGTTCAAATAAGGAGACACGTGATCTTTTAGAGCAGCCAATAAAAAAAGATGCCACAACAATGGGAACCTATATCCAAGTTACAGTCTATGATAAAGGTAAGGAAAAAGCAGTTGAAGAAGCACTAAATATTGCTGAAAAATATAACGATTGGGTATCTGTGGATCAAGCAAAGTCAGTGGTTGATAAAATCAATGACAATGCTGGTATTAAACCTGTCAAAGTAAATTCTGAAATTTATCAATTGATCAAGCTAGGCTATAACTATTCCGCTAAGAATATGGGCTACGATATTACCATAGGTCCTTTGAGCAAGCTATGGAACATAGGCTTTCCTGATGCACGGAAACCGTCACAAGATGAGATAGACAAGGTCTTACCTCTGATCAACTATCAATTTATCCAATTTAATGAAAAGGACAGTACCGTCTATTTAAGTCAAAAAGGTGCTCGATTAGATTTAGGTTCAATAGCCAAAGGATATACCGCCATGAAGATGGTTGAAAGCCTTAAAAATAATGGTGTAACTACGGGTATTGTCGATCTGGGCTCAAGTTCTATCTACGTGATTGGACATTCTCCACGTCAAGCGAATGATGCGTGGACGATTGGTATAAAAGATCCTAATGATCCTGAAAAATCGCAGTTGGGGATTTTAAAAGCAAGTGACCAACATGTCAATACTTCCGGTATCTATGAACGCTATTTAGAAGTAGATGGGCATCGTTACTCTCATATTCTTAATCCTAAAACGGGCTTCCCCTTTGACAATGATATTGCCAGCATTACTCTTTTAATTTCTGGTGATGATGCTACAAATGGTGATGGCTTATCTACCATGATCTACGCTATGGGAACCAAAAAAGGTTATGAATATGTGGAAAGCCTGAAAAATGTTCAAGCTGTGTTTGTGGATAAAGATAACAAAGTCTATATTACGGATGGCTTAAAAGATAAATTTGACCTAACCAGCGAAAACTATAAGATAGGTCAAATTAAGGACTTGAAATAG
- a CDS encoding class A sortase, whose protein sequence is MAKKNKSWKRMLINLLILVLFLVGLVLVFNKPIRNWLIGRNTAHYQIDNVTRETIKENKEVKGNFDFDSVESISFEQVLRHQLNRQPMPVIGGIAIPDVGINLPIFKGLANENLAFGAGTMKEDQVMGQGNYALASHNVTGFSSDVSLLFTPLERAKEGMVIYVTDKNNIYQYRINKISVVSPEHSEVINDTPGKTEITLVTCADPEAVNRIIVHGTFEKKVAYDAATPEMKSAFDRSYNQVL, encoded by the coding sequence ATGGCGAAAAAAAATAAAAGTTGGAAACGTATGTTGATCAATTTGCTTATTTTGGTTCTCTTTCTTGTAGGTTTGGTCCTTGTTTTTAACAAACCCATCCGAAACTGGTTAATCGGTAGAAATACAGCGCATTATCAGATAGATAATGTGACACGGGAAACGATTAAAGAAAACAAAGAAGTAAAGGGCAACTTTGATTTTGACAGTGTAGAGTCGATTAGTTTTGAGCAAGTGTTGCGCCATCAGTTAAACCGTCAACCCATGCCAGTAATTGGGGGGATTGCAATTCCTGATGTTGGTATCAACCTGCCAATTTTCAAAGGCTTAGCAAATGAGAATCTTGCTTTTGGTGCTGGAACGATGAAGGAAGATCAAGTGATGGGGCAAGGAAACTATGCCTTAGCCAGTCACAATGTCACTGGATTTAGCAGTGATGTTAGCCTACTCTTTACACCGCTTGAGCGTGCGAAAGAGGGTATGGTTATTTATGTCACGGACAAAAATAATATCTATCAATATCGTATCAACAAAATATCTGTTGTTTCTCCAGAACATTCAGAGGTAATCAATGATACACCAGGAAAAACGGAGATTACTTTGGTAACTTGCGCGGATCCAGAGGCTGTCAATCGAATCATTGTGCATGGTACATTTGAGAAAAAAGTTGCTTATGATGCTGCGACACCAGAGATGAAATCTGCTTTTGACCGCAGTTATAATCAAGTGCTTTAA